In Brachypodium distachyon strain Bd21 chromosome 2, Brachypodium_distachyon_v3.0, whole genome shotgun sequence, one genomic interval encodes:
- the LOC100834793 gene encoding protein GPR107, with amino-acid sequence MAAGASLLLLLLLAVAGAIVPPSAAEIRSESFREDPRQSILFEKFGFSKSGAVRIILTGAAVSSSFARADPKQIGFFLLADESLLQAIYESRERPAPEKRAEDPTGADEPDLSSCVLSSPYVKTLFTFHDMEGGHYNKSFPVTHPDEYSLFFANCAPASLVTMNVRTEMYNANPDGSKDYLPVGQAPLPAIYGFFAFCYAAFLAAWGYLTLVSRDRASASNQIHHLMTALLVARMLYCLSAAEDQHYIRVTGTPHGWDVAFYLFQLVKGVILFAVIVLVGTGWSFLKPFLQDREKKVLMVVIPLQVMANIAAAVIGETGPFMQGWVTWNQILMFIDVACCCAVLFPVVWSMRSLRETSKTDGKAARNLSKLALFRQFYTVVIGYLYFTRIIVYALRTIASYRYRWASILAEEVATMAFYMFMFYTFRPAERSNYFSLDDDEEEAAEMVLREEEFEL; translated from the coding sequence atggccgccggcgctagcctccttctgctgctgctcctcgccgtcgcggGAGCCATCGTCCCGCCTTCGGCGGCGGAGATCAGATCGGAGTCCTTCcgggaggacccccgccagtCCATCCTGTTCGAGAAGTTCGGCTTCTCCAAGTCCGGCGCGGTCCGGATCATcctcaccggcgccgccgtctcctcctccttcgcgCGGGCGGACCCCAAGCAGatcggcttcttcctcctcgccgacgagTCCCTCCTGCAGGCCATCTACGAGTCGCgggagcggccggcgccggagaagcgCGCGGAGGACCCGaccggcgccgacgagcccgACCTCTCCAGCTGCGTCCTCTCCAGCCCCTACGTGAAGACCCTCTTCACCTTCCACGACATGGAAGGGGGCCACTACAACAAGTCCTTCCCGGTCACCCACCCCGACGAGTACAGCCTCTTCTTCGCCAACTGCGCGCCGGCGTCGCTCGTCACCATGAACGTCCGCACCGAGATGTACAACGCCAACCCGGACGGATCCAAGGACTACCTCCCCGTCGGCCAGGCGCCCCTCCCAGCCATCTACGGCTTCTTCGCCTTCTGCTACGCCGCGTTCCTCGCCGCCTGGGGGTACCTCACCCTCGTCTCCCGCGACCGCGCCTCGGCCAGCAACCAAATCCACCACCTCATGACGGCGCTCCTCGTCGCGCGCATGCTCTACTGTCTGTCCGCCGCCGAGGACCAGCACTACATCCGCGTCACGGGCACGCCGCACGGCTGGgacgtggccttctacctcttCCAGCTCGTCAAGGGCGTCATCCTCTTCGCGGTCATCGTGCTCGTCGGCACGGGGTGGTCGTTCCTCAAGCCCTTCCTGCAGGACCGGGAGAAGAAGGTGCTCATGGTGGTGATCCCGCTGCAGGTCATGGCGAACATCGCCGCCGCGGTGATCGGGGAGACCGGGCCGTTCATGCAGGGGTGGGTGACATGGAACCAGATCCTGATGTTCATCGACGTCGCGTGCTGCTGCGCCGTGCTCTTCCCGGTCGTCTGGTCCATGAGGTCGCTCCGGGAGACGTCCAAGACCGACGGCAAGGCGGCGCGGAACCTGTCCAAGCTCGCCCTGTTCCGGCAGTTCTACACCGTGGTGATTGGCTACCTGTACTTCACTAGGATCATTGTGTATGCGCTCCGGACCATTGCAAGCTACCGATACAGGTGGGCAAGCATCttggccgaggaggtggccaCAATGGCGTTCTACATGTTCATGTTCTACACATTCAGGCCGGCCGAGAGGAGCAATTACTTTTCTctcgacgacgatgaggaagaGGCTGCAGAGATGGTGCTCCGGGAAGAGGAGTTCGAGCTGTAA